The DNA region aaagttGTACCATATAAAAATTTGGGCAGACCAAGAGATTTAAGCTCTCacataacttttaccaaggcctcagaccttaattagcttgttagggctatcacttgttcacaatcatcgttaggaaatgatgatgtgatatttttgttaaaccctttgaatcaaagttgaaagtctacacttcaatcacatcttgattgcttcatttcaaatccattgtgtcctcttttttccttttagatgCATGTGCCATCATTTTCTGCCTAAGGTTAGCTTTTGATGCTATCCATTCCATTGCTTTTGTATCTGTGCTGCCAGCATTAATTTCAGGGAAAAATTTGAGATCCTACTTCAACAATAAAATTAGGTCTAGCTGTGTATTCACTCTTCATctaccttttttctctctgggattatttaaatgaatatgtaGCTCTACTGCTGCATGATCTTAAAGAGCCACTGTATTTATTCTACAGTTTACAACTTGTTGTATAACAGTGtttgatatataaaaaaaaacatcaatcagtgctttgttttaatttaaaaagtgcaaCAACAACCATGGAGCAGTAGATCTTGGGTACATGGACTGTGTGAACATTTCCTCTGCTATTTTGGTTCATGTATGTGCAGCATTGCAAAGATGCAAAAGGGGTGAAATGAGATTGCTGTCTGGATGATGCAGAGTAGTAGTCTGAATACACAGCACCACTGATCCCCAGCCAGAGGCAGATGCTGTGggattttatttactttgtataACAATGAtagaaatgaataataaaaaaaaaagtttggtgaaGCTGTTTCTATGACCCCATCGATCTGATGCTATTTTCATCTATTTATAAGTATAAATCTATCTCAAGTCATAAATGGTCTCTTCGTATCCTTAAATGTAAAAGAGCAGCATTCTCACCTTTATGCATACACcagtaaaacattaaatgttacatttgcttaaaaaaaaaaaaaaaaaaaaaagcagctgtcATCAGACGTCTCCTAAACTGTCCTGTTTGTTACTCTTTTCCCTCCTGTGTACCGTGGGCGCACCCCTTGGCATGAAAACACCAGGCAGAGGGTCAGGCCAAGGCCAAGAAATTACCTAACTGTCAGAGTGCTGCTTACACAATCTCTAATAAGGGACATATGTAAATATTGCACAGTGTCGAAAGATAaccacattcacactcacaatCACTCCCACAGGAAATTTAGagtatttaaatttgtttgtgttttttgggaAATCCACACAGTCATGAGAAGAACTCAAATACAAACTCTACACTATTAACTCATGAATATTGTATAAACAAACTCATATACAAGACCATATAATGATAtcatataatattttaaatattcgTGTTTCCTGGCACCCAATCTGTGGACTAAATATGCCGAAGAACTACTCTTCTCTCTGATAGAGTACATAATTTGTCAGTCCTTGTATTGTGTCCTCCTCCATTCCCTTTTAATGCTGCCTGAGGAAGATCACATAcctttactgtatgtgagacACATTCAGCTCTAGCTCCTTATGCTCCACTGTTCATTCATGTACTTCTGAAGTGTTTTTACTTGGAAGGAGTGTCTTATCTTTTTTTGCTTAGATTATGTTTTGGTACTGTAGCCCAGCTTGTAACCTGACTAGAGTTGGGTCGATTTCCAGTTTTGCCGCTCCAGTCCGGTGTAGGATCTTAAACCTGTTTGATTTCATGCAAAATCGGATGAACCCATATTTGTCATTGTGACAAGCTCTGACAAATCAAAAAGTAGCCTACATTGGCAACCTGTGACAACGGCATCACAGCGCTATTTCCAACTTGTACTGCATTAGTAATAAGCAAAATGACAACATTATTAacataatattttctgtttataaaaCAGACTAATGGAGCCACTGGTGTCTGACGAGCCATACACTCTCATTCATTGGCTGTCTCAGTTTCATTATGTTCCACTCCGGAGCGTCTGCTGAATCAAATGCGACACCTAATGGTAAAATTCAGTATACCAATCCAGTCTTTGGCTTAATATCAAACCGGTTTGAAAATTTTTCACTCACCCCTCCTTTTTTGAAATAGAGAACTAAGTACAATAagggaaaaactgtttttacctTCACTTTGTGGCCCGATACTGTACATCCCAAATCCTCGTACACTGGTGGGACCTCCAAGGTAGAACCTAGAAAAAATACATCACAGTATCACTGAGCCATCCGCACAAAGTGCAGTATTGTCTCAAAATCCCAAATCTATTGTTCAAAGATAGTGAAACCCACAAACTGATTGATGGcacaaaaataaggaaaatattgtgtattttttgggTGACAAATAATGATACATTAAAAGAGTGGGTTGTTTTAGACCTTAGTGATAGCTTTAATATTAACAAACTATTAAGTACtgatttaatattgtttttcttcttttgaacGTTTCGTAATTTGAGAGCAATTTATCACATTAATTTATTAACAGCCCAGCTTTGCTCTTATTGCATCTTATTATCTAGTAGTGATTTGTTGAGGTCTCCACCAGGAGCCAGGAATGTGTCATATTCAGATGACAGCTCTGGGATAAATCAGATGTACCTATCAGCGATGCAGGACGGTTGTCCTCCAATGGGATAAAGCATTCCACCCCACAGAGAAGCAGACAAGACCTGAGAGGATATGAAATGTTCCCTTTATGCACAAAAAACTTCACACAGATTGTATTCAGTCAAACAGGACAAGGTAAAAAACAGCAAttcatatttactgtttctCACTGACTTTGTTGCCCTCTGATGGTTCTTTAAGGTAACTACAATTGTAAGTGCAtcatcacaaacaaaaattaatcagcTCAGGTATTTCTACCATCACTTGTATTTGATAGCAGAGCAGCTTGGCAAGAGCACTGAAACATGGCAATCAGTGTCCACAGAATCTGTTTATACACTGCGGAAGCAGAAACACTGTACTAAAACAACTAAAGTCTTGGCTGCAGCTTTTTGAAGCATACTGTGTTGAAACGGTCTGATTTCTGTCTTACCGAGTCCCAGAAGAGCCGTCTGTTGAACTGTAGCTCAAAATCCTCTTTCAAGAAGCAGGCGTCTCCTCCTGTGTACCCAGCCAGCTCCTGCAGGGCAAACACCCACCTCAGTTTCATAGTTTGAAAATCTGACATAATAGGAAGAATGCATCCAGCTGTTTTAAGACAATGATGGGTGAAATGTCTTTGACATTCAGCACCCGAAAGCAGCTGAACTTGTTCTTCCTTTGAACTTGTCCTTTACCTACACTGGTCATTTCTTCTTATGTTCAGCCCTCAAACTTAATATTTTGTTCAAAACAGAGATGACTTTTGAACAAGGTGAGACaattctactttttttcttgttccaCATGTTTTAGGTATGACTGTCCTGTATACTATCTGCATGCATAAAAACTCTATATTTTTTACACCTGTTTGGGATGTAACACAAAGCTACTACCTTTATTGTTAATTTCACTGCAATGTCTatattcatttatgtatttggaTTTACAGCCGAAGTGGGTGGACCATACACAGGAAGTTGTTGGAAATCATCTAAACTgcctcattttctgttttaaactgttttctaCTGCCATTTGAACTCTTAATATATGTTTGAGTTAAGCTGctacataaaataatatattcgAACCATGCACAGTATTTCAAAATTAAGTCTAAATAAAAGCTAACTGCTGTCTGGGTGGAAATAAGTAGTGGAAATAGAACAAAGggtttaacagtggaaaaatacaAGTCAAAAGAGTGGATCTGCATATGGACACACGGTGAGAGTTTACCTGGTTGATCCGGACTAAGGCACCTCTGCTGGGGAAAATGGCAGAATTCCTTGAATCAACTGACATGGTGTGCTGCAAACAACACCAACATGAGAAAATGGTTTTATAACCCTCAGAAACATTTCCTGAAAATCCTTCATATCAAAGGCAAAGAGAAGACTGTTTTCAGGGGAGACTAAATTACATACAACAAAAATTCAGAGATCTTGGCATTACTATGAGCTAGAAAAAGTCTCCAGGCTGTACCAAGAGTGCAGATTTAAGAGAGTGTCCACTCTCCTCCCGCACGGCGAAGGAAGCGCTGCGTGCCAGGCAGCCCAGCTCCCTCCATACACCCTCCCACTTCAGCGTGTGGTTGGTCACCCCGAGAGGAAACTGCAGGACAGGAATGAGAACTGTGGTTTAAGTAAACCAATTTTAACATAGGAACTGCTACTGGAATCTTTATCCTAACTTTTATcaactactgtatgtatattttaatgtgtttgggctgggcttttaatgtttttcagttcACTCTGGTGTACTTCTCTCTGGCCATCCCATATACAGTTGGGtcaaaaagtctgagaccacttccCTATTCTGAGAAAGTGATCTCAGACTTTTTTCACCCCATTATATGTTGTTTGCTGTGTGCAAGTTACAGTTTTTCTTGCAGATAATATGTCAATCCTGTATCATGCAACACTTATGAATCCTGTATGTCAGCATTGATCAATCagcaaaatacaaatgtttatgATGACACTGGTGTTCCCTTTCAAAAGACAACACAAATGGTATACAAACATGgccacacacacgcagtctCTTACATTTAGTTCGGCGGACATGCCTCTGTCAGTCTCTTTTAAGGAGCTCCATGGGAACTGACCCGTGACTTTGTACATGTTGAGAGTGAAGCTGAAACAGAGGACACCAACTTTGAAAACTCTTTCTTGATGATACCTGTACTTTTGTAAAAGGATTGCATTCCTCCTGTGTAATCGGGATGTGAGATTTTTCTTGCACTAACAACAGACTATTTAGAAAAACCCCTGCTCTCAACTGTACTATAACTGTTAAGGTGCAACTGATTAGTTATATGTTGCAAACTATGTCTCTAACTGATTTTAACCACCTACTGAAATGACCAGCGTTGAAGGAATAAAATTGATCTAACAAGTACAAATGCTTTGCATTTAACGAGCTGAAAAAACATCAGTATGGTCCTTAAAAGTACAGCGGAAAAATGAAGTTACACAGGTGACCTTCTAAAGTCACAGTTAAAGTacaaaatcctgattttttttctattcaaaccgtaacatgtttgtgtgttactgaaGCTTCCTCTGTTAAAGCTGCACAGACACCTCTCAGAGGAactgttttctttgaattttacaAATTCTCCTCAGCCACAATACTTAAGAAAGATTTGGCCGTTGCAGTCCTGTGACAGAGCATTTGTGGGAACTGTGTTGCTGACATACTTGCGCTCAAAGTGTCCAGGCTGGGGCTTGAAGAAAGACAGACCGTAGGACGTCTCCTTGGTCCCATAGGAGAACTGGAAGGTAAGTTTCTCAGCTCGACCGAACATGTTGGGTAGTTTCAGACCCAATACCTAGAAAACAGGACAGAGGGTTACATACATTGATAGCTGATAATCATGCAGTTCTGTGATCATTAAGGCTGTCTAGTGTCCACTAGTGTAGTTAACTTGTTATCAACAAGTGACtacaatgatgatgattacTTAAAGAAACTGCTATATTAATccattttccaaatatcttctctgAAGGAATTGAGCGTGAATCTTTAACACAGAATATTTCTTTGgtcaaatattaattttgacTTTACAGTCATTGTAGCTATGTAGTCATAGAAGGAAAAGCACGAGTGCAGCCAAACACATTAACAAGGGCTGTCCCAGTAACACATACCGGTGAGCCAGAATGTGCAATACCAGGGCGCTGGAACACCAAAATATAAATGGTAGTCAGCTGATATTAATGCTATTAGCTACACCTCTACTTTCCTACTGTGTCAAaacgtctgctgtgaaaaagacctaTTGGCAATATCGGTCACAttccaaaaaaatattgtattatgaTAACCATAAATTAAAATTGAGCACATATCCACCAGTAATTAACAACAGAATAATCCAGATATCATAATACTTTTAAATTACTGGGTATGGAAGCCTATGGCtgacaatattaaaatgaaaccattttaaaattttttcatttgttagaACATGTTATATGACAAAATTagaactgaaattaaatcaaaattcagTTTCAATCTTAAATTTCCTATGTGAAATGCATGGTTactgtcaaaattaaaattaaaaagtaaactgataaataaatttCATTGTACTCCAACCATAACacttacaattacatttttaaacagttatTGTCTGATGCTAATTATATAAAAAGACAATTGGAGTGAACATCTAATTGTATGCAATCATTTcttaaacatttatcaaaatgatGTATCCACATGGATGGATCCATGAATACACATGTGCAGCTTTTCTTAAAAAGGTGACAAGGTGTTTTGAAATAGGAAAGTAAAGAGATAACAGGTGAGGTCTATTGCCAATCTTAGGGAAAAGTCAGAGTGCTCTATCACACTTACACCATTGCATTTTTTACAAAGAccacaaataacaaaaatgttaagTATTGATTTTCTTAATCCTTTTCTGGCAAACATCATTAGTAAGTGTCTTGACTTAACCgttttactgtttctgtgttATAGCATCAATATTGTCACTGTTACTAATGAAGACTTAGCAATTATAAAAGCACTGATTTAAAACTATTACTTACTACATAAACTATTGATTGGAACTATTACTGAAGTTTTCCAGTTTATAATTTGACAGACATCTACAAGCCAATGAAAacctagaatggcactcagaagagtgcatacctccgccaaggccagtttcaaacaacatacactagacttcagagaaaaaaacttcaTCATCATATTAAATGATCCGGATATGGCCCAAAAATTAATGGGTTCTTGcctggcccatgtcccatccctccaccaagttcagtgcaaatcggttcagtacttttgtGCAATCcttctgacaaataaaaagaccTGGCGAAAACAtcacctccttggcagaggtagcAAGTATTTTCCATGGTCTTggtataaaaatgtttcaaaaagacTAAGGTACGTGTGCAGGATGTGTGAGAGCAAAATCCTGGCATAAATACTGGGTAGGATTTTCTTAGTTCCTGTGAAACTGCTGTGAAAACTTAAATAAACGTATGTAAGAAATGAATGCAATACAGACGACAATATGGGTGACAAGTTATAGGTAAGGTCTGGTTCTCTCACCATGCTTCCTTCATTGTTGCCAACCATGGTGTTGTAGCTTCCTGTCAGTCTCTTGATCTCTATCACCTCAAAAGTTACATCTAGACCATTGGGCAAAGCGTCTGCACCTGAGGAGGGAAAACCAATCAGGGTAAGGAAGGTTTTTACCTTCATATCCATGTCAGCTGAGAGTGCAGCTACGGTCTCATACAAAACCTATTTAAAAAGCAAGAGATTGCCCAGGTCCCCGATCAAAATGCAAATAACAGTTGTGGGCAGGTGAATTAAAGGATCCCACCATTTCTACTGAGAAAGAGGCATTGAATCAGTTACCTTCAGATGTATCGATAAGAACCTCCACCTCATTGAAGATTCCCAGGCGAAGCAACTTCTGTCTGGCAACGTGAGCTTTCTTCATCACCTGTaaccaagacaaaaaaaacagtgcttcACGTAGTAAACTTCAACTTCTGGACATGTAAGTTTTCAATAAAAGCAATGTGCGCTATTAGCTTAAAGCACAAGATGACTGCTAAAAAGCTCTTTAAAGCTGATTACTATTCCTCACAGTTCGCAAATATCACAGTACGTACAATCACATACCTGTCCTGAAACTGACTGATTTAGAGTGCTATTATTCTTTGCTGTGCAGTATAGTCATAATTACATACATCAATGAGGTTTTTGGCATGAAAGACATCAGAGATCTCATAGCCAAGAAGATCCTCTTTAGTTCTTCCAAGACCCTGGATGTTTACGTGTTGGACAACCACCTGCAatcaaagatattttatttgGATTACTTTCATATCACCATCATATATGGATGACTGTGACAAgtaaaaatgtccctttttgCACTTAAACGCTATCTTTACTTATCTTATATGTATTTAAGttgtcatgcacacacacacttgattgAACTGATACTGTGGTTTTCATCCTTATCCTAAATGgtttataaaaatttaaaacttttctcttttcagcaaACACAAGTTGCCGGTTATGCTCTGCTACAATGCACCATTGtatttaaatgtctaaaatattGTTCAACCACAGTAATGTACCCCTGCTTTATAATAAGTAAACATTTATCTGAAATATTTACAGGATAGATACACTAAAACTGTAACAACAGGTTCTACaacatctaaaaagaaaaaacagccgTCAAACACTAATCTAAGAATGAGGAAGGATAAATTTAAGTGCAATGCAGTTACCACTGTAAGTAAATGTGGTGTCTGACTGTCAAAGGAAGAGGTGaatacagaaatatttcacCTTAACAAGTCATACgttaatttttgaaatgtgtcactcattaaattaattaattaattaaaaaagaaaaaaagaaaaaaaaaacccaatgtaATCTTAAACCTCAAATTAGTGTTATACACTAAGAAATTAGTCTGTAACCTAAAGTGTAACTTATTATGACCCACAGATTACTGTTACAAATCATCTTTAAATCTTTGTAAAGATTTAAGGTATCATTTTCATAACTACTACAATCGCTAACTACTTCTAAATACTACTATGTACATTTTACACAAGAGCTGTTTTGATGATACTACTACTACCCACATCTTTGTTTTCGAGGATCTCCTGCTTGGCCTCCTGCTCTGGTTCTGGAGTCTCCACCAAGTCATCAGGGTTGATGCCCCAGTCTCGGCCATGCATCGGGAGAGGATCCAGACTCTGTACCATCATAAGGGCACTGATGTAAATCACACTGCCAGTTCTATCTAATGAAAAGAAACCTAACAGCCCTGTAATGAATCCCACTTTGTCTTTGAGACTGTGTCACAGAGAAGTTGAGTCAAGTCTGCTCATTTGTGAAGCTGTTGTCATAAGCCGGCTCCTTGGCCATGACAAATACGGAGTAAACCGGAGAAATAGCTACAAATAGGGAGTGTGTCAGTAAGTAACATTAGTGATatagatgtgaatgtgtgagcaTAAGGGGATGTAAGGTGTtgtaaagcaaaacaaaacaaaagtcaaacaaaagaaaaagtgtgcAAATGATAACAGGGGTGAGTCCAGGTGAGAGAGAGCCAGAGCAAATCTGGCTGGCTGCTGCAACCGTGTTGCTCTGGTACCTTCAAGGATACATAGGAAAACACATTAACTCATTCACTATACCCGCATTTCAGCAGGGTAGTCACACTGGATTTTAATTTTGGCTGACgctgtcttgttttttatcTATTTGTGTTCTGCCACAACGAAACCACCGGCCTAATATTGTGTAGGTCCCCCTCGTGCCGCCAAAATAGCTCTGACCCATCGAGacatggactccacaagacctctgaaggaGTCCTGTGGTATCAGGCACTAAGACGTTGGCAacagatcctttaagtcctgtaagttTCAAGGTGGGGCCTCCATGAATTGGACTTGTTTTTCCAGTACATCCCACAGATGCTTGATCAGActgagatctggggaatttggagTTGAAgtcaacaccttgaactctttgtgatgttcctcaaaccattcctgaacattttctgaaatgtgacaagatgcattatcctgctgaaagaggctaCTACCATCAGGGAATACCGTTGCCATGAAAGTGTATACTCGGTCTGCAACAATGTGTAGGTAGGTGGTATgtgtcaaagtaacatccacatgaatgccaGGGCCCAAGGTTTTCCTGCAGAACATTGGCCAAAGCATCACACTGCAATCGCCGGCTTGCCTTAGCGTACATTATCAGGTTGGGCcgcttcttttttattttggtgataGTCTGTCCTTCTGATGCAGCAGCATTCACAGCTTCCACCAAATTTTGCCACTTTAACGCCATTTTGGCATTTGTAAAGCCTACACTGTGTCCATCAAACaacatcttttttcttgtctcaaCTTCCCCAACAAGAACTTCAATTTCACAGTTCGtgaaatatgtctttttttaatctttctgtCAGAGTCATGATAGTCATCATGTATTCAATAGGAATTAATATTACTAAGGGGCCTTTCACAGACCATTTACTATGGGCGTTGCATGAAGCTCACACAGGTGCGCCACATTTCGAGTGGATTGTGATTTATAATGGGAAATTGGCGTAACACGTGCTTCTCCACATCAGAATATTTTTGTCCATAAGCACTTTCTGTATTTCGTCCGTACACCACCTTTTGACGTGAATCCTATGCACACTTTTATGAATGAGGCACCAGGCCACCTTCTTCCCTTGCTCCGTAGCCCAGTTCTGACCCTCACATTCCCATTGTAAGCGCTTTCAACAGTGGACAGGGGTCAGCATGGGCACTCTCACTGGTCTGTGGCTATGCCACCCCATACGCAGAAAGCTGCgatgcagtgtttgttttcacagctttcTATGATAGCCAGGATAGATAGCGAGATAGGATTAGCATTTTGTCACTATTctgttcaacacaaactgaCCTGATAACATTCAACCAATGTGGGCCGAATTACCACAGAGATTTATGTTCTTTAGTGATTACAGTTGAACCTATAGACTCAAtttaacagcaccacaaaccTAGCATAATTACAGTATCATAATATAGTATTAttctataaatatattattgtataaaacacatttttcttatatttgtGTACTGTTTGAATAACATTTCTATAATCTAaatccaaaatgttgaaaactcAAACACAACGATGAAGTAAGGAAGGTGtaaataatttttctaaattgtttTTGATACACTGAGCAGAGAGACAAGCAGAGAGACAAGTGAGGAGAGTGAGAACAAAGAGTAGAGgacggagagagaaatgaaCACAGATAAAGGGAAAAGACTCGGAGAGTCTACAGAAGCTGAGCAATACTGGAGGAGACCTGGCAGGAAGAGAGGTGACAGGAGGAAAGGAGATAGAGATGAGAGGCGAGGGTGCTGATGTCAAAGACACGTTTTTACATGAATTTTAAGCTAATGTTATCTAATTTTTGCCCTCCAAACGTCTTAAATTGCACGTATGTAGCTCAGGAACCCCCCCAGCAAGCTCAGGTTTTTTCTCGGTATTTCTAAAACCTTGCCTACGGCCATGCGCTCAGATGCATATGCTTGctcatttttcctgcttccaacaCATCAACGTCAAGAACTGACTGTCCACTTGCTGCCTAGTATATCCCACCTCTTGACACGGGCCATTGTAACGAGAGAGTAAATGTTATTCACCtcacctgtcagtggttttaacgttgtggctgatcggtgtgtaTATTATGTGAAGACAAAGTTACATTGCTTCTCCACCAACAGTTCACACGTTTACAATGGGTTCACTAGTCCCGGTTCCAGATTTTCTGACACAGAACACCGAGGAAAGAGGCTGAGGAGTCTGCAGCCTTCAGCACACACTGGGCAGGGAGGtcatgggcaaaaaaaaaacgcacacagGCCAGCTCTCAGGAAAAAATTAGGTTTACCTTGGCATGGACAGTACCCATGGTGAGTACCCGATCCTAAAAGCCTCTTCAATCGGGGTTAGCTGCTCTTCTcggcagagaaaatgaaaaatggcatCCACTACTTTCTCTAGTACCAAACCCCCTTCAAGGGAGACG from Xiphias gladius isolate SHS-SW01 ecotype Sanya breed wild chromosome 2, ASM1685928v1, whole genome shotgun sequence includes:
- the samm50l gene encoding sorting and assembly machinery component 50 homolog B, with product MGTVHAKSLDPLPMHGRDWGINPDDLVETPEPEQEAKQEILENKDVVVQHVNIQGLGRTKEDLLGYEISDVFHAKNLIDVMKKAHVARQKLLRLGIFNEVEVLIDTSEGADALPNGLDVTFEVIEIKRLTGSYNTMVGNNEGSMVLGLKLPNMFGRAEKLTFQFSYGTKETSYGLSFFKPQPGHFERNFTLNMYKVTGQFPWSSLKETDRGMSAELNFPLGVTNHTLKWEGVWRELGCLARSASFAVREESGHSLKSALLHTMSVDSRNSAIFPSRGALVRINQELAGYTGGDACFLKEDFELQFNRRLFWDSVLSASLWGGMLYPIGGQPSCIADRFYLGGPTSVRGFGMYSIGPQSEGDYLGGEAYWAGGLHFYTPLPFRPGKGGFGDLFRTHFFLNAGNLCNLNYGDGPRAHLQKLAECIRWSYGAGIVLRLGNIARLELNYCVPMGVQSVDRICDGVQFGAGIRFL